The Astatotilapia calliptera unplaced genomic scaffold, fAstCal1.2 U_scaffold_6, whole genome shotgun sequence region GTCAACACCTTCATCTCTGAGGTGGTTGCTCAGTTCAGACGTGAAGCTCAGCAgaaagccagcagcagcagctcagagcaaCAAGCTGCCAAACCAGGAGAAGTTCCCTGTGACTTCTGCACTGGAACCAGACTGAAGGCCCTGAAGTCCTGCCTGGTGTGTCAGACCTCCTACTGTCAGACTCACCTGGAGCCTCATCAGAAAAAGGAAGCTCTGAAAAGACATCAGCTGATTGATGTTGTGGAGAACCTGGAAGGCAGGATGTGCACGAAGCACGATAAACTCCTGGAGCTGTTCTGTAAGACCGACCAGACATGTGTCTGCATGCTCTGCTCTGCTTTAGACCACAAGAACCACGAGTTTGTTCCTCTGAGAGAAGAATATGAAGGAAAGAAGGCAGAGCTGGAGAAGACAGAGGCTGAGATTCAGCAGATGATCCAGAAGAGACGACTGAAGATTCAGGAGATCACAGAGTCGgtgaagatgagtaaagatgctgcagacagacagaaagcagaaggTGTTCAGGTCTTCACGGCTCTGAAGGAGTCTGTTGAGAGACGCCTGAAAAAGTTCATAAAGGAGATCgaagacaaacaggaagctaCAGAGAAACAGGCTGAAGGTCTCATCAAAGATCTGGAACAGGAAATCTCTGAGCTGATGGAGAGAAGCTCTgaggtggagcagctctcaCGCTCTgaagaccacctccacctcctccaaagCTTCTCCTCCCTGAAAGCTCCACCCAGCAAGGACTggacagaggtcagagttcatccaCCATCATATGAGGGGACTGTGGTGAGAGCTGTGGCTCAGCTGGACGAGACAGTctggaaatatatgaatgacTTGTTTGAGGCTGAGCTGCAGAGGGTCCAACAGTATGCAGTGGATGTGACTCTGGATCCTGATACAGCACAAACTAATCTAATCCTGTCTGATGATGGAAAACAAGTGTACTGTGGTGATgtgaggaagaaacttccagacaACCCAGAGAGATTTTCTTACTGTCCTATTGTTTTAGGAGAGCAGAGTTTCTCTTCAGGCAGATTTTACTTTGAGGTTCAGGTTAAAGGAAAGACTAAATGGGATTTAGGAGTGTCCACAGAGTCGATCAACAGGAAGGGAAAAATCACACTGAGTCCTCAGGATGGTTTCTGGACTGTAGTGCTGAGAAATGGAAATGAGTACATAGCATGTGCTGACCCTCCAGTCCgtctctttcttcttcctgGTCCTGAGAAGGTGGGGGTGTTTGTGGATTATGAGGAGGGTCTGGTCTCTTTTTATGATGTAggtgctgcagctctgatctACTCCTTTACTGGCTGCTCCTTCACTCACAAACTCCACCCATTCTTCTGTCCAAGTCTAAGTTATTGTGGTAAAAACTCTGCACCTCTGATCATCTGTCCTGTCAATCAAACGACATCAACGACTGATTTTATTTGATGaatgattgatttttattgaaggGAAGAAATTAACATATTGAGTGTAAATACTCTACAGTGTCTGAATTGACCTAGCTAGAAGTCTGACTAGCTAtccaaacagctaaacatgaaccCAGAAACTCCAAAAAGTAGATGAGCTCTTAAGAAGTTTACTGgttctttcattttctgaaaCTGCAACAATAAAGGGAATGTGCATTTTCTGTGCTCAGAAAGTGAGGACAGTGAGCtttattgtaaagtaaaaaacattgactatgatcatataaatgcacacaaacacatctctaCACACATatgcctcttggccaggactcccttgcaaaagaggtttttaatctcaatgggacttttcctggttaaataaaggttagaaaaaaaaaaagaagaaaatgcattaTATTGCCTGAAAAAAATTGGGCTAACTGCGCAGTGTTGCCTTGAGGCAACgaatgaaaatgaacagtttTATTGTAtaagtaaattttaaaaagtagaacaaacaatcaaatatgCTTCTTAACATATTCATGCACATACAAGtatattttaatatacatttatttcactataaacatgtaaaatagtGATCTTTATCTTGCCTCCTAATGGAGATGTCTCTCATGTAGTGCAGCTTGCAGAAAGGggtcctcccccccccccccccccccccccccccaaaaaaaaaaatgaaagtcacCCCACCTTCAACTCATCATTTTTATTGGAAAGAGATGTGTCTGGTTGCattatttgacaaaaaaaaagtgttgtctTTTTTTGAAGGGCCAGTGTAAGGCatgaaaatgtggtttgttgCCTCAGGGCAACGCTATGCTGTAGAGGGATAAGTTATTTAGCCAGACTGAAACTGTGCAGAACAGGAAGCTTTGTGCAGAGTTGCACAGGACATCGCCTATTTTTATGCTGCTAAGAGAGAATAACAGGAAACAGCTTGGGGTGAAAGAGTGTTGAGACTGTAAGTGA contains the following coding sequences:
- the LOC113018321 gene encoding nuclear factor 7, brain-like, whose protein sequence is MSAASNLRSEDQFLCSICLDVFTDPVSTPCGHNFCKTCISLHWDMNQSCKCPMCNETFNIRPQLRVNTFISEVVAQFRREAQQKASSSSSEQQAAKPGEVPCDFCTGTRLKALKSCLVCQTSYCQTHLEPHQKKEALKRHQLIDVVENLEGRMCTKHDKLLELFCKTDQTCVCMLCSALDHKNHEFVPLREEYEGKKAELEKTEAEIQQMIQKRRLKIQEITESVKMSKDAADRQKAEGVQVFTALKESVERRLKKFIKEIEDKQEATEKQAEGLIKDLEQEISELMERSSEVEQLSRSEDHLHLLQSFSSLKAPPSKDWTEVRVHPPSYEGTVVRAVAQLDETVWKYMNDLFEAELQRVQQYAVDVTLDPDTAQTNLILSDDGKQVYCGDVRKKLPDNPERFSYCPIVLGEQSFSSGRFYFEVQVKGKTKWDLGVSTESINRKGKITLSPQDGFWTVVLRNGNEYIACADPPVRLFLLPGPEKVGVFVDYEEGLVSFYDVGAAALIYSFTGCSFTHKLHPFFCPSLSYCGKNSAPLIICPVNQTTSTTDFI